A genomic stretch from Fusarium musae strain F31 chromosome 9, whole genome shotgun sequence includes:
- a CDS encoding hypothetical protein (EggNog:ENOG41) yields MATETTNIPSAPSRQQQKLSILEGPVDPPLVDLTLGELLELQTYQHGNQECLVIPWTGARWTYNELSQQSSSLAQSLLDMGIGVGDRVAIMAGNCEQYAAVFFAVAKIGAILVILNNTYTPTEAMYGLKFSDSKIFFTTPRIGRLDQTQLLQQLEDKKTAPMVVMLRGDESGRYQTYDELVNAGRRRNHQRLYQAMTKVLPHQVVNLQFTSGTTGLPKAAMLTHHNLVNNSRFIGDRMRLGPEDVLCCPPPLFHCFGLVLGLLAVVTHGGKIVYPAEVFDIDATLKAISDEQCTAVHGVPAMFDSLFQAKWPENFNCDNLRTGIIAGAPVPRYLMELLVNRFGMTEFTSSYGLTEASPTCFNAFTDDSIDTRLTTVGTLMPHAKAKIVDRDGNIVPVGERGELCIGGYQLQAGYWNNSEKTNETMIRDAAGVLWLHTGDEAVFDENGYCSITGRFKDIIIRGGENIYPLEIEERLMDHPAITRAIVVGLKNKHYGEVVGAFVELAEGYQKPQFEEIKDWCRKRLGGHKSPAHVFWLGDGDVPATVPLTGSGKVRKFEMAKLGDELLRKHEVAAKL; encoded by the exons ATGGCGACCGAAACGACGAATATACCTTCCGCTCCATCGCGGCAACAACAGAAGCTCTCTATCCTTGAGGGCCCCGTCGATCCTCCACTGGTTGATTTGACGTTgggtgagcttcttgagcttcagacATATCAACATGGCAACCAAGAATGCCTGGTGATTCCCTGGACAGGTGCCCGCTGGACATACAATGAGCTCAGCCAACAAAGCTCATCCCTGGCGCAATCGTTATTGGACATGGGAATTGGAGTTGGCGATCGTGTTGCCATCATGGCAGGCAATTGTGAACAATATGCGGCTGTCTTCTTCGCGGTGGCTAAAATCGGTGCTATCCTTGTCATCCTGAATAACACATACACACCAACCGAAGCGATGTATGGGTTGAAGTTTTCCGACAGCAAGATTTTCTTCACAACACCAAGGATCGGAAGACTCGACCAGACGCAGCTACTGCAGCAGCTTGAGGATAAGAAGACAGCCCCCATGGTCGTGATGCTAAGAGGAGATGAGTCTGGTAGATACCAGACCTATGACGAATTGGTGAACGCTGGTCGCAGGCGAAACCACCAAAGACTGTATCAAGCCATGACCAAGGTGCTTCCTCATCAAGTGGTCAATCTTCAATTCACAAGCGGAACGACAGGATTGCCCAAAGCTGCAATGCTCACCCACCA CAACCTGGTAAATAATTCACGCTTTATTGGTGATCGCATGCGGCTTGGTCCTGAAGATGTTTTGTGCTGCCCTCCACCGCTGTTCCATTGCTTTGGCCTGGTGCTCGGTCTTCTCGCTGTTGTCACTCACGGCGGTAAGATCGTGTATCCGGCGGAGGTCTTCGATATTGACGCAACGCTCAAGGCTATTTCTGATGAACAATGCACTGCCGTTCATGGTGTTCCAGCCATGTTTGATTCGCTTTTTCAGGCAAAGTGGCCCGAGAACTTCAACTGCGACAATCTGCGTACTGGTATCATTGCTGGTGCACCTGTTCCTCGGTACCTTATGGAGCTCTTGGTAAACCGTTTCGGAATGACAGAGTTCACTAGCAGTTACGGCTTGACGGAGGCTTCACCAACGTGCTTCAATGCCTTCACTGATGATTCCATTGACACACGATTGACGACTGTCGGTACTTTGATGCCTCATGCAAAGGCCAAGATTGTTGACCGTGATGGCAACATTGTACCTGTCGGTGAGCGTGGTGAACTTTGTATTGGCGGTTACCAGCTACAGGCTGGTTACTGGAACAACTCAGAGAAGACCAACGAGACTATGATCCGCGATGCTGCCGGTGTCCTCTGGCTGCATACCGGTGATGAAGCTGTTTTCGACGAAAATGGGTACTGTTCGATTACTGGGCGCTTTAAGGATATTATCATCAGAG GTGGAGAGAACATCTACCCGCTCGAAATTGAGGAGCGTCTGATGGATCATCCTGCTATAACACGTGCCATTGTCGTTGGTCTTAAGAACAAGCATTATGGTGAAGTCGTAGGCGCGTTTGTTGAGTTGGCTGAAGGGTACCAGAAGCCCCAAttcgaggagatcaaggactGGTGTCGCAAGAGGCTCGGTGGCCATAAATCGCCTGCACACGTCTTCTGGCtgggcgatggcgatgttcCGGCAACGGTCCCCCTGACAGGAAGTGGTAAAGTGCGTAAGTTCGAGATGGCTAAGCTGGGCGATGAGCTTCTCCGAAAGCATGAGGTAGCTGCGAAGCTGTAG